In Rhizobium rhododendri, a genomic segment contains:
- a CDS encoding methyl-accepting chemotaxis protein, whose product MVPSEAATLEKLTAQANEIIALTDPAVKAGMLDDNDTATRLLKQADPLIDAEVVGVRAWIDAFSKNIDSKSDLLDGNANTTVTYALVILAVVFAAAILIALLISSRGITLPIERLRARMAALASGDTTAEVPGSDRKDELGQMATAVSVFRDSAIERIRLEGEADAGRSVSERERIAREAQKAQDAADTQLAVDGLGTGLTELAGGNVTFRIEQPFVAHLDQLRVSFNSSMAKLQETLQAVGDNAQAIAAGANEIRSASDDLARRTEQQAASVEETAAALEEITTTVKDSTRRAEEAGSLVGRARTGARNSGDVMRDAIAAMEAISKSSSEISNIIGVIDDIAFQTNLLALNAGVEAARAGEAGKGFAVVAQEVRELAQRSAKAAKEIKSLISTSGQQVHSGVDLVTKTGQSLQQIVVEVEEIDGNVKAIVEAAREQATGLNEINTAVNSIDQGTQQNAAMVEQATAASHSLAKEVASLNELLAQFTLQGGRAQSRPMIVTQRSVSAQSPARSLRVKVAGAFGGAAGASAAAAANWEEF is encoded by the coding sequence TTGGTACCGTCGGAGGCCGCCACCCTTGAAAAGTTGACTGCTCAGGCAAACGAGATCATTGCGCTGACGGACCCGGCCGTAAAGGCTGGGATGCTCGATGACAACGACACTGCAACACGCCTGCTAAAGCAGGCTGACCCGCTGATCGACGCCGAGGTGGTCGGAGTTCGAGCCTGGATCGACGCCTTCAGCAAAAATATTGATTCGAAGAGCGACTTGTTGGATGGAAATGCCAACACGACGGTGACCTATGCCTTGGTGATACTTGCTGTCGTATTTGCAGCAGCTATCCTGATCGCGCTGTTGATTTCATCTCGTGGGATCACGCTTCCGATCGAACGGCTGCGGGCTCGCATGGCTGCTCTTGCTTCCGGCGACACTACTGCCGAAGTCCCGGGGTCCGACCGTAAGGATGAGCTCGGTCAAATGGCGACAGCAGTCTCTGTGTTCCGAGACAGTGCGATCGAGCGCATAAGACTGGAGGGTGAAGCGGACGCAGGCCGTAGCGTTTCGGAGAGAGAACGGATCGCGCGTGAGGCACAGAAGGCTCAGGATGCCGCTGATACTCAGTTAGCTGTCGACGGGCTGGGAACAGGGCTCACAGAACTTGCCGGTGGCAACGTCACATTCCGTATAGAGCAGCCGTTCGTCGCCCATCTCGACCAACTGCGGGTTAGCTTCAATTCTTCGATGGCCAAGCTTCAGGAGACATTGCAGGCTGTGGGTGACAATGCCCAGGCCATTGCTGCAGGCGCAAACGAGATCCGATCGGCCTCGGACGATCTTGCCAGACGGACAGAACAACAGGCGGCTTCAGTCGAAGAGACCGCCGCCGCTCTTGAAGAGATAACAACTACGGTCAAGGATTCTACGAGGCGAGCAGAGGAGGCTGGTTCTCTGGTTGGTCGTGCCCGTACAGGTGCTCGCAACTCTGGCGACGTTATGCGCGATGCGATTGCGGCAATGGAAGCGATCTCGAAGTCATCGAGTGAAATCAGCAACATCATCGGTGTCATTGACGATATCGCATTCCAGACCAACCTCCTTGCCTTGAACGCCGGTGTTGAAGCTGCACGGGCAGGGGAGGCCGGCAAGGGCTTCGCGGTTGTTGCCCAAGAGGTGCGGGAGCTCGCTCAGCGGTCGGCCAAAGCGGCGAAAGAAATCAAATCGCTGATCTCAACTTCTGGTCAGCAGGTCCACAGCGGCGTCGATCTTGTTACGAAAACCGGTCAATCCCTTCAGCAAATTGTCGTCGAGGTCGAAGAGATTGACGGCAATGTCAAGGCGATCGTTGAGGCCGCACGCGAACAAGCAACTGGACTTAATGAGATCAACACGGCCGTAAATAGCATTGATCAAGGCACGCAGCAAAATGCTGCTATGGTCGAACAAGCGACTGCCGCCAGCCATAGTCTCGCCAAAGAGGTCGCATCGCTCAACGAGCTCCTCGCTCAGTTCACTCTTCAAGGCGGCAGGGCACAAAGTCGGCCAATGATCGTCACTCAGCGGTCGGTATCGGCTCAGTCGCCGGCGCGATCCCTTCGGGTGAAAGTTGCAGGCGCATTTGGAGGAGCCGCCGGCGCGTCAGCGGCGGCAGCGGCGAATTGGGAGGAGTTTTGA
- a CDS encoding isopentenyl transferase family protein: MLIYLIYGPTCSGKTDLAIQIARETGWPVIALDRVQCCPQIATGSGRPLESELQSTQRIYLDSRPLTEGVMEAEAAHLQLISAIEDRKSSPGLILEGGSISLLNCMAKDSYWNAGFRWHVRRLRLATPDVFLPRARLRVTEMFAIKDERPSLLEELADLWNQEVLRPVLEDIDGYRCAIQFAKENNIEISELLHLDPMRREALIAAIAEEYLEHARWQEREFPDWQEGGNVGLTRLPASHDAGSPRDLRSLG, encoded by the coding sequence ATGCTAATCTATCTTATTTATGGACCCACCTGCAGCGGAAAAACAGACTTGGCAATCCAAATTGCACGAGAGACCGGATGGCCGGTTATCGCGCTGGATCGAGTACAATGCTGCCCTCAAATCGCCACCGGCAGCGGGCGTCCTTTAGAGTCGGAGCTGCAATCCACCCAGCGAATCTACCTAGATTCGCGCCCACTCACCGAAGGCGTGATGGAAGCAGAGGCCGCTCATCTCCAGCTCATATCGGCAATAGAGGATCGCAAATCTTCCCCTGGCCTCATCCTCGAAGGCGGTTCGATTTCCCTTCTGAACTGCATGGCCAAGGACTCCTATTGGAATGCCGGTTTCAGGTGGCACGTAAGGCGCCTGCGTCTTGCGACTCCGGATGTTTTCCTGCCGCGGGCAAGACTTCGAGTTACGGAAATGTTTGCCATCAAGGACGAGCGCCCATCCCTGCTGGAGGAATTGGCGGATCTCTGGAACCAGGAAGTTCTCCGGCCAGTATTGGAGGACATCGACGGATATCGCTGCGCGATACAGTTCGCCAAGGAAAATAACATCGAAATCAGCGAGTTGTTACATCTCGATCCGATGCGGCGGGAGGCGCTGATAGCGGCCATTGCCGAGGAATATCTTGAACACGCGCGGTGGCAAGAGCGCGAGTTCCCTGACTGGCAAGAAGGCGGGAATGTTGGGCTCACTCGTCTCCCGGCTTCACATGATGCTGGGAGCCCCCGGGACCTTAGATCGTTGGGCTAG
- a CDS encoding IS701 family transposase: MIRRSWMMGASIETTLELWASSLREVKARMRGLFTQERVAASANLFLDGLLGDERRKTGWMRAEAAGDPGPWRQQAILGRGRWDADGLRDIVREYVVEHLATDDAVLVIDETGFLKQGKTSCGVSRQYTGSAGKVTNCQIGVFTAYVSDRGHAFIDRALYLPKSWTSDPARLAAAHVPEAVAFATKPALAVDMIRRALTAKVPFSWVAADAVYGVGDVEGALRRACKGYVLGVKSDHHFGAWSGKPFVAGTALEIARDLDPAAWHRLSAGDGTKGARLHDWAYCELADIDADEYSDTQTGLWTRGLLIRRNISDGDLAFFTTWCPAGTGIQTLVSVEGHRWAIEDSFETAKNELGLDHNETRSWHGWHRHVSLVMLAFAMMAVIRYRANNAAPQKRPRMPTITI, translated from the coding sequence ATAATTCGGAGGTCATGGATGATGGGTGCATCGATCGAGACAACGTTGGAACTTTGGGCATCGTCGCTGCGTGAAGTTAAGGCGCGTATGCGCGGATTGTTTACGCAGGAGCGCGTTGCAGCATCTGCGAACCTTTTCCTGGACGGCTTGTTAGGTGATGAGCGCCGTAAGACAGGTTGGATGCGCGCTGAGGCGGCTGGCGATCCTGGTCCGTGGCGACAGCAAGCCATCTTGGGTCGTGGACGCTGGGACGCAGACGGACTTCGCGACATTGTGCGCGAGTATGTTGTGGAGCACCTTGCCACAGATGATGCGGTCCTGGTCATTGATGAGACCGGCTTCCTCAAGCAGGGCAAGACATCTTGCGGTGTTTCACGTCAATATACAGGGTCAGCGGGCAAGGTAACGAACTGCCAAATCGGTGTGTTCACCGCCTATGTTTCCGATCGTGGTCATGCCTTTATCGATCGAGCCTTGTACTTGCCAAAGAGTTGGACCAGCGATCCGGCAAGGCTTGCCGCCGCTCATGTTCCTGAAGCTGTAGCCTTCGCTACCAAGCCTGCCCTCGCTGTCGATATGATTCGGCGGGCGCTGACAGCCAAAGTGCCGTTTTCATGGGTGGCAGCAGATGCGGTGTATGGCGTCGGAGACGTCGAAGGAGCGCTGCGCCGAGCCTGCAAAGGTTACGTTCTTGGGGTTAAATCCGACCATCATTTTGGCGCTTGGTCTGGTAAGCCTTTCGTCGCAGGAACCGCTCTTGAGATTGCCCGTGATCTCGATCCGGCTGCATGGCATCGCCTTTCCGCTGGCGATGGCACAAAAGGCGCGCGGCTTCATGACTGGGCCTACTGCGAACTGGCCGATATCGATGCCGACGAATACAGTGATACGCAAACCGGGCTTTGGACGCGTGGCTTGTTGATCCGGCGCAATATCAGCGATGGCGACCTCGCATTCTTCACGACTTGGTGCCCGGCCGGAACAGGCATTCAGACGCTCGTATCCGTCGAAGGTCACCGTTGGGCAATCGAAGATAGCTTCGAGACAGCCAAGAACGAACTCGGCCTCGATCATAACGAGACCCGCTCGTGGCATGGCTGGCATCGCCATGTCTCGCTCGTCATGCTCGCCTTCGCAATGATGGCTGTGATCCGATATCGCGCCAATAATGCGGCACCCCAAAAAAGACCGAGGATGCCGACCATTACGATCTGA
- a CDS encoding B12-binding domain-containing radical SAM protein, which produces MTILLISGMGPEFPDNRLLRGSSFELLINPEMAAVGSGRARFDLSRLQYKADDGGVVPLLRARRDGGGARAMSNSSAAKGASQPARTFHLTTFTLQSILTEGGVKFDAMPTENIWKGVGGEPAGSYDVVLLSTTFIWDRRSLLQAISWIELRFPDAILILGGQYSNLKFMQIMRDHGSVDFIIRGDAEFALPDLLSKLKGGDPTSVPNLVFRDVNGRPRLTPIAYIDLDQYPSPALTGHAPVVPYESMRGCPFSCKFCSFPAASPLWRYKSADKIASDWEHYKVQNGASYVKALDSTFTVPPKRLRELLPKLAAIDIQWEAYTRANSIKDAELVHQLEDAGCKSLFIGFESMSDASLRNMDKKVTARANRVAHELLDGSTIKHFVSFIVGYPGETPDMFEETKAFLVNEYSGEFALYVCMLQDETMPVWQDAERFNLKVDDPSGEARIWSHIGMDSDTAQRLQLETLREVRWKSDTANFRSWQHDFEGPLISNDSGRRNAVVEKLVDRLGMISADVEDEGQAQRLESQLLGQLNGYGVTTA; this is translated from the coding sequence ATGACTATCTTGCTCATCTCCGGAATGGGGCCGGAATTTCCCGATAACAGGCTGCTGCGTGGTTCATCCTTCGAGCTCCTTATCAATCCTGAAATGGCTGCCGTCGGCTCTGGTAGGGCCAGATTTGATCTCTCGCGCCTTCAGTATAAAGCCGACGATGGGGGGGTCGTGCCGTTGCTTCGTGCACGTCGAGATGGCGGCGGGGCAAGGGCTATGAGCAATAGCTCTGCTGCCAAAGGCGCGTCCCAACCGGCTCGAACGTTCCACCTCACGACCTTCACGCTGCAGTCCATTCTCACTGAGGGGGGAGTTAAGTTCGACGCAATGCCAACTGAAAATATCTGGAAAGGGGTTGGAGGCGAACCCGCTGGTTCTTACGATGTCGTTCTCCTCTCAACCACCTTCATCTGGGACCGGCGCAGCTTGCTTCAGGCGATAAGTTGGATCGAGCTGCGATTCCCCGATGCAATCCTGATCCTTGGTGGTCAATACAGCAATCTCAAGTTCATGCAGATTATGCGAGATCATGGGAGCGTCGATTTTATCATTCGCGGAGATGCCGAATTTGCGTTGCCGGATTTGCTCAGTAAGCTCAAGGGAGGTGATCCCACCAGCGTTCCTAATCTCGTGTTTCGCGATGTAAATGGCCGACCACGGCTTACGCCGATCGCCTATATCGACCTGGACCAATACCCGTCACCCGCGCTAACCGGTCATGCACCGGTTGTACCTTACGAATCGATGCGGGGTTGTCCGTTCAGTTGCAAATTTTGCTCATTCCCGGCTGCATCGCCCCTGTGGAGATATAAGTCCGCAGATAAAATCGCGAGCGATTGGGAGCACTATAAAGTTCAAAACGGCGCAAGCTACGTCAAAGCGTTGGATTCAACGTTTACCGTACCTCCGAAGCGCCTCAGGGAGCTTTTGCCGAAGCTAGCTGCCATCGACATTCAATGGGAAGCATACACGCGAGCAAATTCAATCAAAGATGCCGAGCTCGTCCATCAGCTCGAAGACGCCGGCTGCAAATCTCTGTTCATCGGCTTCGAGTCAATGAGCGATGCGAGCCTCAGGAACATGGACAAGAAAGTCACGGCGCGAGCAAATCGTGTAGCTCATGAGCTTCTAGACGGAAGCACGATCAAACATTTCGTATCGTTTATTGTCGGTTATCCAGGGGAAACTCCCGATATGTTCGAGGAGACGAAGGCGTTCCTTGTCAACGAGTATTCCGGAGAATTCGCTCTTTACGTTTGCATGCTTCAGGACGAGACCATGCCTGTTTGGCAAGATGCAGAACGCTTCAACCTCAAAGTTGATGACCCGAGCGGCGAGGCACGGATCTGGAGCCACATCGGGATGGACTCCGATACAGCGCAGCGATTGCAGCTCGAAACTCTAAGGGAGGTTCGATGGAAAAGCGACACCGCAAACTTCCGATCTTGGCAACACGATTTCGAGGGTCCGCTTATAAGCAATGACTCCGGACGTCGGAACGCCGTAGTAGAAAAATTAGTCGATCGTCTCGGAATGATCAGTGCGGACGTCGAGGACGAAGGGCAAGCGCAGCGTCTTGAAAGTCAACTTCTCGGGCAACTTAATGGATATGGTGTGACGACGGCTTGA
- a CDS encoding TIGR00730 family Rossman fold protein codes for MRYCVFSGSNNGRKPDYVSAAKRLGKALATSGIGLVYGGASIGLMGTIADAARNNGGEVIGVIPRALAENEVAHTGLADLRIVETMHERKALMAALSDGFIALPGGLGTLEELFEVWTWAQLGYHSKPCGLLDTAGFYRKLESFLDHVVDEAFVTASHRNILLVEEDAEALLSAMAKGSATLKSRSEQSDFLGALRH; via the coding sequence TTGAGATATTGCGTCTTTTCGGGCTCAAACAACGGCCGGAAACCAGACTATGTGAGCGCAGCAAAGCGCCTCGGCAAAGCTCTAGCGACGTCAGGCATCGGATTGGTGTATGGCGGCGCTTCGATCGGTTTGATGGGGACGATCGCCGATGCAGCCCGAAACAATGGCGGGGAGGTTATTGGGGTAATCCCGCGTGCACTGGCCGAGAATGAGGTTGCGCACACTGGTCTCGCTGATCTGCGCATTGTCGAGACCATGCACGAGCGCAAAGCGCTGATGGCAGCGCTGTCGGATGGCTTTATCGCCTTGCCAGGGGGATTGGGAACGCTTGAAGAACTGTTCGAAGTATGGACATGGGCGCAGCTTGGCTATCATAGTAAACCCTGTGGGCTGCTCGACACCGCAGGCTTTTATAGGAAGCTCGAATCCTTTCTTGATCACGTTGTTGACGAGGCGTTCGTGACTGCAAGCCATCGCAACATCCTCCTCGTCGAGGAGGACGCTGAGGCGCTCTTGTCTGCGATGGCAAAAGGTAGCGCCACGCTAAAGTCACGTTCAGAACAGAGCGATTTTTTAGGTGCGCTCCGCCACTAA
- a CDS encoding IS6 family transposase, whose protein sequence is MILNAITEKLKRQSKDDFKGRHFEAWLIVQAVTWYLRYPLSYRDLEDMFEERGFEVDHSTINRWVLSYAPMIEKRLRQFRRPHCGSVRIDETYVKIRGKWRYLYRAIDKHGNPVDFLLTAKHDLEAAKRFFRKMLKDQPLLSPYKIGTDGANTFPSAIKTSVEDGLLRPDPVHYVTKHLQQGIESDHFRVKKNMPKIGGFQSFNTARRTIAGFEAMLWLRKGFGFSGGWTVNDQNDLVARLFGLTKVNKHEMASFEG, encoded by the coding sequence ATGATTTTGAATGCGATTACCGAAAAGCTGAAGCGGCAGTCGAAGGATGATTTCAAAGGTAGACATTTCGAGGCATGGCTGATCGTACAAGCGGTCACCTGGTATTTGAGATATCCGCTGAGTTATCGAGATCTGGAAGACATGTTCGAAGAGCGCGGCTTTGAGGTCGATCATAGCACGATCAACCGCTGGGTATTGAGCTATGCGCCGATGATCGAGAAGCGTCTTCGCCAGTTTCGCCGGCCGCATTGCGGATCGGTTCGGATTGACGAGACCTACGTCAAGATCCGCGGCAAATGGCGCTATCTCTACCGAGCCATCGATAAGCATGGCAATCCGGTGGATTTCCTGCTGACCGCCAAGCACGATCTCGAAGCCGCCAAGCGGTTCTTCCGCAAGATGCTGAAAGATCAGCCTTTGTTGTCGCCGTACAAGATCGGCACGGATGGCGCCAATACCTTCCCGTCGGCGATCAAAACGTCGGTTGAAGACGGGCTGCTACGGCCCGATCCCGTGCATTATGTGACCAAGCACCTGCAACAAGGCATTGAGAGCGACCATTTCCGTGTGAAGAAGAACATGCCGAAGATTGGCGGCTTCCAATCCTTCAATACTGCGCGGCGAACGATTGCTGGTTTCGAGGCGATGCTATGGCTGAGGAAAGGCTTCGGCTTTTCCGGCGGATGGACAGTCAACGATCAGAATGATTTGGTTGCGCGCCTCTTCGGACTTACAAAGGTTAACAAACATGAAATGGCGTCGTTCGAGGGATAG
- a CDS encoding TetR/AcrR family transcriptional regulator: MRSAEAIFIEKGYDDTCLQEIAAEAAVTTGAVQWHFGQKMHILLALRDELCWHARILGKLHDAGMVEKPLKAVAELAASAINYFAANYNCRRIFQIYDKKVSDTVAFYNEDRKFQQEVRATLGSVFGSAETRKELLDPWTSDTATYTFWFAMRGTFQTWLEEDSRFDLKSDGLRIVQTMLSSYGRADLVTGENERSSLDHWHLLFA, translated from the coding sequence TTGCGCTCTGCCGAAGCTATTTTTATCGAAAAAGGATACGATGACACCTGCTTGCAGGAAATTGCTGCTGAAGCGGCTGTAACAACCGGTGCCGTCCAGTGGCATTTCGGACAAAAAATGCACATTCTGTTAGCATTGCGCGATGAGCTGTGCTGGCATGCAAGAATACTGGGCAAGCTCCATGATGCGGGGATGGTCGAGAAGCCATTGAAGGCAGTCGCTGAGCTTGCCGCATCAGCCATTAACTACTTCGCTGCCAATTACAACTGCAGACGGATTTTCCAGATCTATGATAAGAAAGTCTCCGATACAGTCGCCTTCTATAATGAAGATCGCAAGTTCCAGCAGGAGGTGCGAGCTACGTTAGGGAGCGTCTTCGGATCCGCAGAGACGAGGAAAGAATTACTAGATCCCTGGACGTCCGACACTGCGACATATACCTTTTGGTTTGCAATGCGTGGAACGTTTCAGACCTGGCTCGAGGAAGATTCGAGGTTCGACTTGAAATCTGATGGCTTGCGTATCGTTCAGACGATGCTTTCCTCGTATGGGCGCGCCGATTTGGTCACTGGAGAAAACGAGCGGAGTTCGCTTGACCATTGGCATTTACTCTTCGCGTGA
- the idi gene encoding isopentenyl-diphosphate Delta-isomerase, whose amino-acid sequence MNTSTNALSEKVILCNEHGEAIGTAPKSEIHHAHTPLHLAFSVYIFDDDKKLLVTRRASDKITWPGVLTNSCCGHPRPGESLIEAIERRVRKELGIEVNGIRLVLPEFSYRAAITNGITEHELCPVFTARCQTLSVTPDLNEVSAWQWVDWQWFVESLQDGRLLVSPWCRAQVELLASFNADPSQWPIADELSLPEAAKAKI is encoded by the coding sequence ATGAACACTTCGACGAATGCACTCTCCGAAAAGGTCATTTTGTGCAACGAGCATGGTGAGGCCATCGGCACGGCTCCAAAGTCCGAAATCCATCACGCCCATACACCGTTGCACCTTGCCTTTTCGGTCTACATTTTTGATGACGACAAGAAGCTGCTCGTGACGCGGCGGGCATCGGACAAGATTACATGGCCCGGCGTTCTCACCAATAGTTGCTGTGGGCACCCGCGGCCGGGTGAATCGTTGATTGAAGCAATCGAGCGCCGGGTTCGAAAGGAATTGGGGATAGAGGTAAATGGCATTCGCCTTGTGCTACCCGAGTTTTCCTATCGCGCAGCAATAACGAATGGGATCACCGAACATGAATTGTGCCCCGTGTTCACCGCCCGCTGCCAAACCTTGAGCGTAACACCCGATCTGAATGAGGTTTCTGCGTGGCAATGGGTGGATTGGCAATGGTTTGTCGAAAGCTTACAGGATGGGCGCTTGCTGGTGTCGCCATGGTGTCGCGCGCAAGTCGAACTGCTCGCATCCTTTAATGCGGATCCATCGCAATGGCCCATAGCGGATGAGCTGAGCTTGCCAGAAGCCGCCAAAGCAAAAATATGA